The following DNA comes from Novosphingobium sp. PP1Y.
TGCTGAAGGATCGATCCCATCGCGCAATTGCTGCAGCGCCCTGTCTCGCGCTTGCCTTGCTTGCGAGATTGATACTTCTGGATATGGACCAATCGAGAGGGATTTTTCCTTCCCGGCGAATCGGTACTTGAGTCGCCAGAGTTTCGAGCCGGAACGCCGGACGAACAGGTAAAGCCCCCTGTCGTCGAACATTTTTCGGTCTTTCTCGCTTGGAATCGCCTTCCGGCAAGCAGCATCGGTCAACAAGAGCCGATACCCCCAGTACCCCAATTCGTACCCCCACCGACGCTGCGCTTGGCTGAATTTCGCTGAGACTGCATGGTGCCGATGTCGCAGAAAAACCTCGCAAAAAGCAAGGGTTCCGCGATTGGTTGAAGCCAACTGAGATTGGGAAGTGGATGCCCCGCGAGGATTCGAACCTCGATAGACGGAATCAGAATCCGTAGTCTTACCATTAGACGACGGGGCAACGAGGGGGCGCCTCTAGCTTGCGGGTTCGGAGGGGTCAAGACCCAACTTCAAGGAAATTTGTGCTCCGGCGCCGGGGCGCCTGGCGAGGTGGTATGATCAAGGTCGGTGGCGGCGTTCGGCGCTGTCGAATCTGCGACCCCGTTCATGCAAGGGATGGTCCGTCCCATGCAGTTTCACGGTCAAGCAATAGGGGATCCGGGTGAGGAACGGGGAATCGTCAGGACCTTCACCATCGAGCCGTTCGCATTCCCGCCACAGGCGGCCGCGCTGCGTGAGCAGGTCAGGGCGATCGTGGCCGATCCTCTCGCCTGACCGGGGGCCTTTCGTGAGCAAGGTCTGTGCGGACTACTTGCCGGTGAAGTGCGGCGGACGCTTTTCGAGGAAGGCGTCGATCGCTTCCTCGAAGTCCGAAGTCTCGTGAGCCAACGCCTGCATGGCGGCGGACATTTCCAGCACTTCGTTCAGGCGCATGTTCTGTGCGTCGGTCAGCAGGCGCTTGGCGAGGCGCAGCGAGCGTGCCGGATTGGCGGCGATCTTTTCGGCAATCGCCATGGCCTCGTCCATCAGCGATTCGGGTGGGACGACGCGCGAAACGAGGCCCATCGCCTTGGCCTGTTCGGCGTCCAGCGTCTCGCCGGTGAAGAGCATTTCGGCGGCATTGGCGAAGCCGACCGCGCGGGGCAGGGCCCATGCGCCGCCGTCTCCCGGGATCAGACCCATCTTGATGAACCCGGCCGAGAACCTGGCTCTCTGTGAAGCGATGCGAATGTCGCAAAAGCAGGCGAGATCGTTGCCCAGGCCGATGGCGAAACCGTTGACCGCGGCGATCAGCGGCACTTCGCATTCCTGGAAGGCGCGCGGAATGCGCTGCACGCCGCGGCGATAGTTGAGGCGTGTCGCTGTAGGAGAATCGAGTGGGCCGATGCCATTGCGGTCCTTCATCGCCTGCAGGTTGCCGCCGGCGGAAAAGGCTTTGCCGGCCCCGGTGAGGATGCCCACGCTGATGGCTTCATCCGAACCGATATCCTCCAGTGCCGCCACGAAGTCTGCGCAGTCCTCGAGAGCGCCGATGGCATTGAGCTTGTCGGGATGGTTCAAGGTCAGGACGGCAATGCGCCCGCGCTTCTCGATCTTGACGAAATCACCCATGTTCAATCCTCTGCTCGTCGCAAGCGGTGCCTGCGCCGCATTTTCTTGCGCCGATGTTGGCAGATGAGCGTGCCCCGCGCGACCCCCCGCCCGGCGAAAATCACTACCGCGGTGTCTTGCGCAAGCCGGGATCGGCAATCGCGATCGGCGCCCGGGCCGGTTTCACGGGCTCTTGCGAGACGGCATGACGGGGGCGGTTGCGACCGGCTCGGGGAAGCTCTCTTGCCCCTTTGGTTACGGCACGTTAGCATTGGCCTCAGGTGCCCGCCGCCTTGGCGGGAAGATATGAACGAGATTTGATACCATGGCGGAGCAAGATCCGCCGGCCGCGAAAGTCAAAGTGTCGGGTCGCCCGGGAAGGCGGCGCAAGGGACGTAAGGGCAAGTCACGCCCGAAAGTCGCCGGCACGGCCAAGGGGAAGGTGCGTCCACCGGGCGCACAACAGCCAGAGGCAGGCGCAGCGCCGCGCGAAGAGAACGACAATAACGAGCAGGCGTCATCGCGTCGGCAAACGGTGCGGCAGGTTTCACAACGACCTTATCCTCAACGTACTGCCGGTCCGCGGCCGGGCGGCGGTCGGCAGTCCTATGCGGCGATCGACCTGGGTACCAACAACTGCCGTCTTTTGATCGCCCGACCTTCGGGCGAGAACTTCACCGTGATCGATGCTTTCAGCCGCGTCGTTCGTCTTGGCGAAGGGCTGGCTCAGTCCGGCCGTCTCTCGGACGAGGCGATGGACCGTACGCTTGCGGCCCTGCGCGTGTGTGCCGACAAGCTTATGCGCCGCAACGTTTATCTCGCGCGCTCCGTCGCCACCGAGGCCTGCCGCCGTGCCGAGAACGGCCCGGAATTCATCGAGAGGGTGCGCGAAGAGACCGGCATTGCCCTCGACATCATCAGCGCGCGCGAGGAAGCCCGGCTGGCGGTGCTGGGCTGCCATGTCCTGCTCGAGGCAGGGTTGGGGCCAGCGATGATCTTCGATATCGGCGGCGGCTCGACAGAGCTCGTCCTGATCGAGAGCACCGGCACCGTGCCGCGCATTCTCGACTGGCAGAGCGTGCCCTGGGGCGTTGTCTCGTTGAGCGAGAGCTGCGGCCCGGAAGGCGTGAGCGAGGCGGATCGTCTCAACCGCTATCGCCACATGCACGGCCTCGTGACCGAGAGCTTCGCTGGATTTTCCGACAGGATCTCGGGCGCGCGCAAGTCGGTTGCAAGCAGCGGCGAACTGCGCCTGCTGGGCACCAGCGGCACCGTGACGACGCTGGCGAGCCTGCACCTGCAACTGCCGCAGTACGACCGGCGGATGGTCGACGGCCTGATCGTGCCGGCCGAATCGATGCGCGAAATCAGCACACGCCTCTCGACCATGGCAGTCGAGGATCGCCGCGAGCTCAATTGCATCGGCCGGGAGCGTGCCGATCTTGTCGTTGCGGGCTGCGCCATTCTCGAGGCCATCCTCGACCTCTGGCCGGCAGCAAGACTGGGCGTTGCCGATCGCGGCATTCGCGAAGGCATCCTGCGCAGCCTGATTGCATCCAATGGCCATGGCAGCCCCCACGCGGGACAGGTCATCGCCGCAAGTGAAGGAAACGTACAGCAAGTGGAAACCGGTCGATGAGCCGTTCGGGACGCGATCCGGGCGAAAAACTGCGTACGGCGAAGAAGCGTTCGACGAGTTCGGCACGCTGGCTCCAGCGCCAGCTCAACGATCCTTACGTCAAGAAGGCCAAGGCCGACGGTTATCGCAGCCGTGCGGCCTACAAGCTGATCGAACTGGACGAGAAGTTCGGCCTGTTCAAGGGCGTAACCCGTGCAGTCGACCTCGGCATTGCGCCGGGCGGCTGGAGCCAGGTGCTGCGGCTCAAGTGCCCCAGGGCCAAGGTCGTGGGCATCGACCTGCTGCCCACCGATCCCATCGAGGGCGTGACGATCTTCGAGATGGACTTCATGGCAGACGAGGCCCCTGCGGCGCTGGAAGGGGCGCTGGACGGCGCGCCGGAACTGGTGCTGTCGGACATGGCGGCCAATACGGTCGGTCACAAGCAGACCGATCATCTGCGCACGATGGGGCTGGTCGAGACGGCGGCCGATTTCGCGATCCAGACGCTGGCACCCGGCGGTACTTTCGTGGCCAAGGTCCTTGCAGGCGGCACCGATACCGAACTGCTGAACCTGCTCAAGCGCCACTTCACCAGTGTCAAGCATGCCAAGCCGCCGGCAAGCCGCAAGGACTCTTCCGAGTGGTACGTCATCGCCAAGGGCTTCAAGGGCTAGGGCGAGCCTCTCGTCGTTCCCGCGACTGCGGGATGACGCTGTTTTCGGCGACCTTGCAAGTCAGCCGGCCCGGTTAGTCTCGGCCGGGCGGGTTGGCTTATTTTTCCTGCGCTAAAGACGGAAACGGCCCGAAGGCGACTCGGTGACGCCTGCGGACCGCTTCCTGCCGGCAATGCCGGATTCGTCGAATTTTCGGGATTATTCGGCCGCGGCGGCCTCGCCTTCCGCGGGAGCAGCGGCTTCCGCGCCTTCTGCCGGAGCGGCAGCGGCGTCACCCTCGGCCGGTGCCTCGTCGGCGGCCGGCGGAGTGGGCAGCGGCAGGTTCGAGCCCTGCGTGTTCAGATAGGCGATGAGGTTCGCGCGATCTTCCGGCTTGGAAAGTCCGGCGAAAGTCATCTTGGTGCCAGGCGCGAAGGCCTTGGGGCTCTTCAGCCAGTCGTTGAGCTTGTCGAAGGTCCATTCGCCGCCGACGCTCTTGAGCGCATCGGAGAACGCGAAACCGGCCACGCCCTGGCCGATGGCTTCGCCTACGACACCATGAAGGTTCGGGCCGATGCCGTTGGCACCGCCGGCGTTGATCGTGTGGCACGAGGCGCACTTGGCGAAAGTCGCCTCGCCCTTGGCGACATCGGCGCTGGCCAGAAGCGTTGCGATCGGCACTTCGCCGGCGCCTTCGCCTTCTTCCTGCACGCCTTCGATGGCGTATCCCATCGTCTCGGGACGATGCGGTTTGTCAGCCTTGAAATAATGCGAGCTGACGGTCGTCAGGCCGAGCCCAACGATGCCTGCGAACAGCGTCCAGCCTGCAATGGTATTGAAACGATCATCCATTCGAAGTTGCCCCGCCGGTGAATCTAGCCCATTCGGTTGCGCTGCGCTCTAGTGGCGGGCGGTGCTTAGTGCAAGAGCCATTGCGGATATCGCAGTTGCAGCCTAATCGCGCAGGCACCATGCATTCCTATCCCAAACCCGCTCTCGCCCTTGTGGCCGAGATGGAAGCCGCAGCGGCTTCGGACCCATCGCGCGCCATGGCCCTGCAGGGCGCACCAGGCTGCAACGGGCATCGTGCCGCCCTCGAATTCGATCCCGATTGCCTGCCGCTGCCGTGCTTTTCCTTCGAGGATGCGCTCGATGCGGTGAAGGAAGGCAAGGCCGAGCGGGCGATCATCCCGATCGAGAATTCGCAGCACGGGCGGGTCGCCGACATCCATTTCCTGCTGCCGGAAAGCGGGCTTTCGATCGTCGGCGAACATTTCATGTCGATTCACCACGCGCTGATGGCGCTGGGGGACGGACCTTTCACCGGTGCCTACAGTCACCCGCAGGCGCTGGGTCAGTCCCGCCATTACCTGCGTGAGCGCGGGATCGTGCCGATGTCCTATGCCGATACCGCGGGCGCGGCGGCGTTCGTGCGCGAGCAGGGCGACATGACGGCCTGCGCCGTGGCGCCCAAGCTGGCTGCCGAGCTCTACGGCCTCAAGATCATCGAACAGAATGTCGAGGACGCCGCGGACAACATGACGCGATTCGTCGTGCTGGCCAAGGAACCGCTCGATCCGTTCTATCTCCAGGGCGAGACGGCGATGACGACCTTCATCTTCGAGGTGAAGAACATCCCCGCTGCGCTCTACAAGGCGCTGGGCGGCTTCGCCACGAACGGCGTCAACATGACCAAGCTGGAAAGCTACCAGACCGGGGCAAGCTTTGCCGCCACGACCTTCTATGCCGACATCGAAGGCGTGCCGGGCGATCCGCGTGTCGACATGGCGCTGCAGGAACTGGCTTTCCACTGCAAGTACGTGCGGCCGCTGGGCAGCTACCGGCAGGCGCGCGCCCGCGGCTGATCCTGCGCGAAGCGTGCTTGCGGCCCGTCGGATGGCGGTGCTGCCTGAAAAGTCGGGAATTTTCAGGCCTGCTTGCGCGGCGGTCACGCTGGCAATCGCTTGCACGTCACGGCCGCCCATGCCAATCAGGCCGGCGTGACGGTTGGTGGGCCTCAGATTGCGGGTGCGGCCGCTGCCCGGGACGCCGCGAGCGACTGGGAGGCCGTGCGCGCCGCGTCCGATATCCAGTACGCGCCTTTGCCGCCGCTCCAGCAGCCGCCCGTCTCCGAAGTACCGGGCTGGCTGCGCGCCCTTTCCAGGCTGATGGAAGCCATCTTCGCGCCGATCGGGCGCTTGCTGGGCATGTCCTGGCCTGTGTTCCAGTACGTCCTGATCGCACTGGCGGCAGCGATGGCGCTGTTTCTGCTCTGGCGGATTTTCGGCCCGGCCATCGCCGTCTGGCGCAATCGCCGTGACCGGGAGGAGGACGCCGTCTGGACGCCGAACCGGGCCCAGGCCGTCGCCCTGCTCGAGGATGCCGACCGGCTTGCCGCGCAAGGGCGATTCGGTGAAGCCGCGCACCTCCTGCTTCAGCGCAGCGTCCACCAGATCAACGATGCCCGGCCCGACTGGCTGATCCCGGCCAGCACCGCGCGCGAAATTTCCGTCCTGCCGATGCTGCCCGAAAGCGGCCGCCGCGCCTTCGCGACCATTGCGGAGCGGGTGGAGCGCAGCCTGTTCGCCCTGCGCGATCTCGACGCGCAGGACTGGTCAGCGGCCCGCGCCGCCTATGCCGATTTCGCCCGGCTGGAGCTGCGCGCATGAGCGCGGCGGCGTCCGCTGCAGGCCCGGTTGCAGGCACCGCCATTCCGGTCGGCGCCAACCCTTTCTCCCGCCGCGCCGTCCTGGGGATCGTGCTCCTCGGCTCCGTCCTGTTCATCGCGCTGCTGTGGATGATCGGGACCGGCAACGGGATGGGCACCAGCAACGACGGCCAGGCCCATGCGCAGGGCAAGGGACTCAATGGCTATGCGGCCATGGCCGATTTCCTCGACCGGCGCGGCTTTGCCGTGCGCAGGGTCAAGAACGAGGGTGCGCTTGCGAAGCAGGGGCTGCTGGTCCTGACACCGCCTGCCTTTGCCGAGGGTGAGGAGATCGACCGCATCGTCAGTGCCCGGCGCTACATCGGGCCGACGCTGGTGGTCACGCCCAAGTGGATGGCGGGCCCGGTCAATCGCCAGCAGAAGGGCGCGCGGCGCGGCTGGGTGCAGCTCATGGGTGCTTCTGGCCCCAACTGGCAGGGCTTTCTCGACGATGTCGGCGTCACCCTGTCCTCAATGGGGAAGG
Coding sequences within:
- a CDS encoding crotonase/enoyl-CoA hydratase family protein, yielding MGDFVKIEKRGRIAVLTLNHPDKLNAIGALEDCADFVAALEDIGSDEAISVGILTGAGKAFSAGGNLQAMKDRNGIGPLDSPTATRLNYRRGVQRIPRAFQECEVPLIAAVNGFAIGLGNDLACFCDIRIASQRARFSAGFIKMGLIPGDGGAWALPRAVGFANAAEMLFTGETLDAEQAKAMGLVSRVVPPESLMDEAMAIAEKIAANPARSLRLAKRLLTDAQNMRLNEVLEMSAAMQALAHETSDFEEAIDAFLEKRPPHFTGK
- a CDS encoding Ppx/GppA phosphatase family protein, which produces MAEQDPPAAKVKVSGRPGRRRKGRKGKSRPKVAGTAKGKVRPPGAQQPEAGAAPREENDNNEQASSRRQTVRQVSQRPYPQRTAGPRPGGGRQSYAAIDLGTNNCRLLIARPSGENFTVIDAFSRVVRLGEGLAQSGRLSDEAMDRTLAALRVCADKLMRRNVYLARSVATEACRRAENGPEFIERVREETGIALDIISAREEARLAVLGCHVLLEAGLGPAMIFDIGGGSTELVLIESTGTVPRILDWQSVPWGVVSLSESCGPEGVSEADRLNRYRHMHGLVTESFAGFSDRISGARKSVASSGELRLLGTSGTVTTLASLHLQLPQYDRRMVDGLIVPAESMREISTRLSTMAVEDRRELNCIGRERADLVVAGCAILEAILDLWPAARLGVADRGIREGILRSLIASNGHGSPHAGQVIAASEGNVQQVETGR
- a CDS encoding RlmE family RNA methyltransferase, producing MSRSGRDPGEKLRTAKKRSTSSARWLQRQLNDPYVKKAKADGYRSRAAYKLIELDEKFGLFKGVTRAVDLGIAPGGWSQVLRLKCPRAKVVGIDLLPTDPIEGVTIFEMDFMADEAPAALEGALDGAPELVLSDMAANTVGHKQTDHLRTMGLVETAADFAIQTLAPGGTFVAKVLAGGTDTELLNLLKRHFTSVKHAKPPASRKDSSEWYVIAKGFKG
- a CDS encoding cytochrome c family protein: MDDRFNTIAGWTLFAGIVGLGLTTVSSHYFKADKPHRPETMGYAIEGVQEEGEGAGEVPIATLLASADVAKGEATFAKCASCHTINAGGANGIGPNLHGVVGEAIGQGVAGFAFSDALKSVGGEWTFDKLNDWLKSPKAFAPGTKMTFAGLSKPEDRANLIAYLNTQGSNLPLPTPPAADEAPAEGDAAAAPAEGAEAAAPAEGEAAAAE
- a CDS encoding prephenate dehydratase gives rise to the protein MHSYPKPALALVAEMEAAAASDPSRAMALQGAPGCNGHRAALEFDPDCLPLPCFSFEDALDAVKEGKAERAIIPIENSQHGRVADIHFLLPESGLSIVGEHFMSIHHALMALGDGPFTGAYSHPQALGQSRHYLRERGIVPMSYADTAGAAAFVREQGDMTACAVAPKLAAELYGLKIIEQNVEDAADNMTRFVVLAKEPLDPFYLQGETAMTTFIFEVKNIPAALYKALGGFATNGVNMTKLESYQTGASFAATTFYADIEGVPGDPRVDMALQELAFHCKYVRPLGSYRQARARG